In Macaca nemestrina isolate mMacNem1 chromosome 14, mMacNem.hap1, whole genome shotgun sequence, the sequence CTCAGAGAAAAGGTTGGAATAACAGTTTACAGTTAAACAGATGACGTGAATCTCACTTTCACAGAACCAAAGGATTAGTCCAGGACTAATCCTTAGTCCAGGAGAGTGGTCAGGTTTATTTGTTGCATCACTGGTTCTGAGCCCTGGCTGTGCACTGGAATGGCTAGCAAAATGGGTCCTGGGCCCCCAACCCACTGTAACTTCAGTTGGTCAGGAATGGACAGCTACACTCCCCATGTGTTCAGGTTTTGTGTTAGAGCATTTCTTAGGAAAGGCTTCACTATAGTCTATAAAAAGTgtttcctggccaggcatggtggctcacgcctgtaatcccaacactttgggaggccaaaggcaggcagatcaaggtcaggagttcgagaccggcctgaccaatatggcaaaaccttgtttttactaaaaataaaaattagccgggcgtggtagcatgtgtctgtaatcccagctactcaggaggctgaggctggagaattgcttgaacatggaaggcagaggttgtggtgaaccgagatcgcgccattgcactccagcctgggcaacaagagcggaaactccatctccaaaaaaaaaataaaaagcttcctTTCTGAAGCAGCCCAGCCCATACAGGGCAGTTTTGTTACCCACTATAAGGTGCTTGTTACTTCTCCACAGGCTCTGCCACCTTGACCCCACTGACTACCCTACAAAGGAGCTAGCTCCCTCAAGGAAGACGCCACACCAAAAAATCCACCAGTTGTCAAATGATCCTTTATTGAAATACTTTCCTTTGTGCTTAACTCtgtgggaaaggaaaaaaagtctatCAGTAAAAGGGAAAGTTTAAAAGGATTATCCCAACCCCACCAGTGACCATTTCCAAAACTTCCCAGCTTATCTCTGTGAATACATTGGGTGGCCCCCCTTTTGCCCCTATTGTAACAAtggaaaatgaagcaaaaaagtCACTTACGGCTGGGCATTCCACAGCACCACTGTTGATGTCATCTATGATGTCATGAGGGTGGCGGCCATCAACATTACAGCCCACAGACTGGGCAGTCCCCAGGATCTCTTTAATGGTTCCTTTAGTAAAGAAATGGTGACACTGGAGGTGCTGGCTCAGTCCCTCATAATCCTCATACTGGGGAATACTCAAGGGGTTCATAGCAGGCAATGGAAATAATGAGGTTCCTGCTCCTCTAATAAAGTGCAGAGCTCCATCTAGTCCCATGACCCTGAATGCAAAGCTTCCATGGGTCCTTGATGCCCAGATTAAACACATCCAATTTAAGAGCCATCCATTCTTTCAGTCTCAGAAAACTGCACCCCATCTTGGGTCTCACTGAGCACCCTTTAAGTGGGAAGAATGTTAACACAACTACAGTTACAGCGGTTACACGTTGTCCTGCTCTTACCAGAGAGTTCTCTGGCTAAGGATCGGTGCCGCATCTGTCGAGCAATGTTGATGATCTCATCAAAAGTGATATTCCCACTGTGTTTAactgcagaagagaaaacagcaaaagcTCTGTTACAGTCTGAAGCCAAAGCAGATCATGTGTCCTTCATTTCATTTCTAGGCTGTTCCCATGCTTTCGGCACAGAGTCATCCACATGAAGAACAACCCTGTTTCCTAAGCTGGGGTTTACTATCAGCTCACCACTGGATTGCACCAGCCAACAGAGacctggtcaggtgcagtggcgggTGGCTGAGGGCAAAACCAAGCCTTCACAAATCTGACATGGCAGAAactgttttagagatgagaaatgaCAAGCTTAAATTGCCAGGGACAGTTAAACTGCCCAGTACCTGCCGGCTCTATGTGCTCTCCTGATTATAGGTCACTGTTGCTGACGTCTTCCTCCTACATGCACTGACTGGGGCCTGCCCCACACACGGACTAcgtgggcattttttttttttttgagacagtgtctcactgtcacccaggctggagtgcagtggcacgaatctggctcactgctaccacctccacctctcgggttcgagtgattctcctgcctcagtcatcagagtagccaggactacaggcgagcaccaccaggataattttcgtattttttggtggagatgggggtttcaccatgttggccaggctggtctcaaactcctgacctcaagtgatctgcctgcctcagtctcccagagtgctgggattacacaggtgtgagccacccagcaTATATGGCACTTTTTGATACTACCTGGCTCTAGCAGCCTTAACCGTATCAACACCCAATAGCCATGTCAACCCCAGGTTTCCTTCAAGGGAAAACAGCCATATATATCAAACATCTCACAAACCATTGCCAAAACCAAACTAGGGAAAAGATGACtcactgtttttctgtttctttctgtctcttggtGGTTCCTTGAGGGCTTTGATGAtcagggcagaggcagaaggcaCCACCTCAATCTGCAGAGGAGATTCTTGAGTTAATACTCCACCTCCAATGAATACTGCTTTTGAAAGCATGCTGGCTTTCAAAAATCATGGCCACACACTGTCCAAGTCTCTGCCCTACGTCCATACTCTTGACAGAGCCTCCCCAACAAGGTAAAATCACTCAGCTCACCAATGGTGGCAGAAATACTCTATTCAAGAATCCCAGAGGGTTGCTACCTCTGTCCCCCCACCCTCCAATCCCAAAACCAAGCACAAGTAAATACCTGGGCCTGTCTGTTCTGAATGGTCAGTTTCACTGTAATCCTCAGGCCCTTCCAGTCACCCGTTGCCTTGGCAATGTCATCACCAACCTTCTTCGGAGACTAGAAATAAAGGAATGTAATCAACATGGTGTCCAGATGTGAACTACAGCCTTGAAACCTGCCCACCACTTCTCACTTGGCAACATCTCAAGTACTTAAGGGCACCTTCCCACCTTCAGCACAGCTATCACCATAGCATAAATTGGGGGTTGGGATTGTCTTGTCCAGGACTGTAAACTGCAGACTTGGCCACAATGGAATCTAGACCCCTCCTAAGTGCCTATGTGCTTAAGGAGGGAGATTTTCAGCCCTGctcacattagaatcacctaagGAGCTTTCAAAATATTAGGTTCCCATGTCAGACCACCCACGTCCATCTGCCTGGATGGGCGTCTGATTATTTGCTAAGTGTCCCTTAAGTGCCAGCTGAGCTAAGGGCCAAGGAAGAGTAGTTAAGATACAGATTAAGAAAGACCAATGGGGAAGAGCATTTGGGACAGGGGACCGCTGTGCAAGGATTACATAAAGGCCTAATGAAATTCAGGGAAATCCAAGAGTACAGAATAATGGAGAAGCCAGCAGTTGCTCAGCAGGCATAAGGCACAGCCTGCCACATTAACTGCTAAGTTTACATCCACAACACAGCTGTTAACATTCACTGGATCTTCACCCACACCccatttaatcttcccaacaaTGCCATGCCCACTTCCCTGACGAGGAAATACAGATATTGGCTGCCCAATGTCACTAAGCCACTCCTAACTTCAAAACCCCCTTGGGCCCACCCCTCAGGTGCCCCAAAGCAACAGTGGAGACACATGGAGCTAATTACAATTTAAAGGCACCGGGTTCGATGTTTCACGCACGACCTTCCTAAGGTACCTAGTACTAGTCAGTGGCTCAGGCCTAGTGAGGGTGACAATCCAAGCCACGAGGGCACCTCTGGCACAGTCGTGACTCCACGAGCCGGCGCTTAACTCTGCTCTGTAAGTGAAAACAAGCCCCTTGGCGGGGATGACGTACCAGACCCAGGGGGCCGATCTTGGGGGCCAGCGCAGAAGTGGCACCGACTTCACCTCCGGTGCACCTCAGGTATACTGGAGGAAAAGAAGGGTTAGGGTCTCTGCAGAGGGAGCCCCCGAGCCACAGCCCTCTCAGCGTCTTTCCGGGGCTGGACACATCACCCTCTGCCTCTTCTCGAAACAGCACCGAGCGTGAGGCCGGCCACCCGCTCCTCCCTCGGGCGTGGGCAGCTCCGAACCTCACACCGCGGAGGCGTGGAGAGAGCCCCGTCGCCCGCGAACCCAGGCCAGTGGGTCCAAACGCCCGAAGACAAGCCTTACCCTAGGGCCTGCGGGCTCCCAAGCCGCCACAGGTGGTTCGGTCCTCCCTCCCCACCTACACGTGGAGAAGCTAAGGCCTAGAAAGACTGAGGCTTGGCCAGGACGGCGCAGCACCGGGAAGGCCTCTAGGAGGCAGCTGCTTTAAGAGCCCCGTATTAGAAAGCTTTGCACGCGCGGCGGGGCCGAGGGATGCTCCATCCCGCAGCCCCGGCCACAACTAGAGCACGCACCGACTTTGATCTCGTTGGGGTCGAACTTCGGCGGCATGGTGGAGGCGGCTGGTGTCGGATGAACCCGGATTCGGGACGACCGAAGAAGGTTGCACCTTCGCCCCCTCCGAGCCGAACGCCGAGAGACCGGAAATCGCGCGGACGACGCCGGATATAGGGAGGAAAACGCGGTTATCGCGAGAACTGTCGTCACTGCCCAGCCTTCCAGAGACGCTTTTTTGTCGCCATGTTTGTTGTGGGCAGGCGCCTGAGGCTGACGGCTTGCGAGCTGGGCACCGCGGTGCGCTGGAGCTAGAGATTCCGAAAGGGAGATCGGGCAGTTTGCTCTGGAGACGTCTGAGAAGAGGGGTTGCTCCCGTGATCCCAGGCCTAGCTGTTTCCCATACTCCTTTATCGTGAGTGTCACCCCGGTCCCCAACACCCAATCCCAGAGCCCCGCCCCTCCCCTGAGGGGTCCGTTGTCCCATTCCGAGACCCCAGTACCGCAGCGACCCCTGCCCCCTCCAGCACTTGGTGTGTGCACTTTAGTTATCAAAACAGTCTATTTATGTGGAAATCCAGTCCCGCTTTTCATTCTGAGAGTCCGCGGTTCCTAGAGCCTCAGACTTCGTCATCCCGGTCTGCGTGACTTTCTGAGATTCTGAGTTTGTCCCCAGCACCTGCGTTTGAAGGAGACCAGACTCCGGCTCCGCCCGGCCCGTGCCGGGTGGTCTGCGGCCCCGAGTCCGTGACCAAGCCCTCCGAGTGATCAGCCTGCCCTCGGGTGCACCCGCGGTTCCCAACGTGGGGGACCCCTCCATCCGCAAAGCCAGGTCAGccactgcccaccccaccccaggaaATATGGATGTGGCCCTCCCCCCGCATCTAGGCTGGACGTCGGAAAGGGAGGGACAGGCATGTGGGGCAGCCTGGAAAGAGCTGATCTTCTGGGAGGGGTGGGAGAGCGATGGTGGTTGGGAGGAAGTCGGGGGGAGGGCTGCACATCGGGAAGGGGGTGCAGGAGGGTTAGTGACTGGGGAGCAGAAGGGTAAGTGCTGGTCATCAGGGAGTGATGGGAGAGGGCTGTTTTCAAACCATTCCCCATCCTTGCAGGCAGGTGGAGTGACAAGAAGGTCCTGAGCTGGCTCTGCAGGCCTGGCTGCCTCCCCAGACAGCCCCGCCCCTGTGGGTGCAGAGCTGCCATCTCTGCCCATCCCTCTGAGGACTGGGTGTATGTCTTCTTCAGCTGCATCTCCTCCCAGGGCTGTCTTCTCCCTAGCTCCTCTAGTGGGCCCTGAATCAATGCTGCTTGCATGTGGGTGCTTTGTggctcacatttattgagcactcgtGTGCCAGGTCCTGTATTATGCACTTGACATATATGAAGTCATTGGATCCTCACAGAAGCCAGTGTTGATAGCATGGTTACTTaaactttacagatgaggaaactgaggctctgagaggtgaACCAAGGTGACCTCAGCGGTCGTGGGTGGCAGATCTCGGATTCAAATCCAGTTCTCTTTCATCCCAAAGCCTGTGCTGCTCACCATGCACTTCCCTGGGTGATTGCTTCCTGGCTCATTGCCATCCCTTATCCTGCTCTGATATTTACAGACACTGTGCAGGCCCTGGGCAGGCAGTGAGCACCTGGCTCTGAGTTCAGGACAGTGTACTTCATGTGTGCCAAGTTATGTGAGCACCAAGGAGTCAGGCAAATCCCACAGGTCAGGACTTGAGAGACCACAGTTCCAGGCTGCAATCCAGGCTGTACAGCCAGGCCACTGAACTTAATAAGCATTTGCttcttcactttatttatttatttatttatttatttatttattattattttctgagacagagtctccctctgtcacccaggctggagtgcagtggcgtgatctcggctcactgcaacctccacctcctgggttcaagtgattctcgtgcctcggccttccaagtagctgggactacaggcgcacgtcaccacgcccagctactttgtgtatttttagtagagacggggtttcaccatgttacccaggctggtctcgaactcctaggctcaagtgacccacccgtcttggcctcccaaagacctgggattacaggcatgagccaccacacccggcctgtttcTTCACTTTAAATAGGGATATGGTgagaataaaatggaataataactGAGGGTGGTAAGCTGAggattgctttttaatttgtattcaCCACAGAGGTCTCTTTGATCATGATGTAGTTGAGCTCCCCAAGGTCCTGGCTGGCTCTAGTTTGTTCCTGCTGATCCCGCTCCGACAGTCTAGGGGGCTGGAAGTGATTCATTGGCAGAGTCTGTTAGAGTCCCCAAAGAACAGTCTTGGAAAGCGCCTGAGGAAACTTCTCTAAGTTTCCCCAGAACAGGAAAAGGATAATGCCAAGACCTCACTATGGGTCGGTGGCAAATATGGGCCCCAACCCGGGTCATCTGCTTGTCTTTGTCTCCACCTCATCCTGCTGCTTAATGTTTAGTCAACAAAGAACAAGGAGTACTGAGCACCTGTTGTGGGCTCAGGACACTGACAGAAGGACTAGAAAGACGCATCCCCTGACCCCATGGAACTCACTAGAAAGATGCAACCCCTGACCCCATGGAACTCACTAGAAAGATGCAACCGCTGACCCCATGGAACTCACTAGAAAGATGCAGCCCCTGACCCCATGGAACTCACTAGAAAGACGTGGCCCCTGCCCCCATGGAACTCCGTGGAACTAGGAAGATGCAGTCCCTGGCTCCATGGAACTCATTAGGAAGACAGCCCCTGGCCCCATGGAAATCACTAGAAAGACGCAGCCCCTGCCTCCATGGAACCAGTACTAGAAAGACGCAGCCCCTGGCCCCATGGAACTTGCTAGATAGATGTGACTCCTGACCCCAATGAACTCACTAGAAAGACATGGCCCCTGCCTCCGTGAAACTCACTAGAAAGACACAGCCCCTGCGCCCATGGAATTCACTAGAAAGACGCAGCCCCTGCGCCCATGGAACTCATTAGAAAGATGTGACCCCTGACCCCATGGAACTCACTAGAAAGACACAGCCCCTGCACCATGGAACTCACTAGAAAGACACggccccggccgggcgcggtggctcaagcctgtaatcccagcactttgggaggccgagacaggcagatcacgaggtcaggagatcaagaccatcctggctaacaaggtgaaaccccgtctctactaaaaaatacaaaaaactagccgggtgaggtggtgggcgcctgtagtcccagctactcaggagcctgaggcaggagaatggctaaactcgggaggcggagcttgcagtgagctgagatctggccactgcactccagcctgggtgacagagcgagactccgtctcaaaaaaaaaaaaaaaaaagacacggcCCCTGCACCATGGAACTCACTAGAAAGACACGGCCCCTGCCTCCATGAAACTCACTAGAAAGACACAGCCCCTGCGCCCATGGAACTCACTAGAAAGATGTGACCCCTGACCCCATGGAACTCACTAGAAAGACACAGCCCCTGCCCCATGGAACTCACTAGAAAGATGCAGCCCCTGCCCCCGTGGAATTCACTAGAAAGACACAGCCGCTGCCCCTGTGGAACTCACTAGAAACATGCAGTTGCTGTCCCCGTTGAACTCACTAGAAAGACACAGCCCCTGCCCCCTTGGAACTCACTAGAAAGACGCAGCCACTGCCTCCATGGAACTCACTAGAAGGATGCAGCTGCTGCCTCCATGGAACTCATAGTCCAACAGACCAGCTGCATACTTTGTGTTACGGCGCTACCTGTCCTGGGTGTTGGGGGCTGTGACAAATTCCCCAGTTCCTAACTTCTCTCCTGTGCCCCAGGGTCCTCCAGATCGCTCTGCGAAAAGGGAAGGATGCCACTCTTCTTCCGGAAGCGGAAACCCAGTGAGGAGGCTCGGAAGCGCCTGGAGTACCAGATGTGTTTGGTGAGGGAAAGTGGGTTTCCTCTAACTCTATCCCAACTCCTCCTCAGTCCCCAAGGAGTAGGCCTCCGCACTGCCCCCGACAAGCCATGCTCCCTCCCCCACCTGCAGAAGAAATAGCTGACTTAGACCCAACAGATGAGGTCCCCTGTCAAGGGTGCTTCTCCCCTGTAGACTGAGCGCACTGTCATTGCTTTTCAGTTCCTCATCCCTCTGGGCCTCAAGCTCCGGGAAAGCAGGCGTCATTGGTTCACTGGACCGGTGGAACCAGATAGTGTCTATGGTCCTTTGCTGCTGCTTACGTGTATGTTCTTTGCCTGGCTTGTCCACTCTGCAAAGATGTTTTGtcttaatactttttaaaacttctttttatcCTTAGGCAAAAGAAGCTGGGGCAGATGACATTCTCGACATCTCTAAATGTGAGCTCTCAGAGGTAAACTGAGCATAGTGTTGGGCTGTGAATTGGATCTGTCCCATTTTCTTGGATCACATGTCCCTAGGAAAGACAGAGGTGGACTAGGGCTTTAGAAAGGCCAGAAGCTCTAGTCATGAGATGTTTCCTTAGATTTTGTTCTTGTGCAAAAGAATTGAGATGGTACTTTGGCCTCAGTATAACATAGTCGCCAAGAGTCAAGAAGTCTAGGTAGAAAATGTACCCATAGACTCCTAGGTTGCTGGAAGGGCCTGGCATTCTCCAGCCCCTGAAGGGGTTCACAATGGGgacagggtgggtggggcagggcagTCTCCTGCTAGCTGACTGGGGGAAGGCCTGGCCACATCCCCAGCACCGCTGCTCGCCAGCCTTGCCCCTGGGCTCAGCACTGCCACCTGCTGTGGCGTTCTGCCCTTGTTcacctcctgcctgtctcttcctcACGTGAATGCCACTCAGAGAACAAGCTAAACATTGGCAGGAGGGGAGACACTTACTTTTCTTTATCTTATCTTAGATTCCATTTGGAGCTTTTGCAACATGCAAAGTTCTGCAGAAGAAGGTGAGCTGGAACTTCATCTTCAGAGACTTGCTTATTGCATGTCTGCTTGTTTGAACCCACAAGGGACTTTGAGGCGCTGTCTCCCCAGCGTAGACACctcctttctctctgcttcttaCGCTTTTGGCCTGCAGCAGGTGATTTCACAGAGAGGAGAGTAGGCTTTGGGGTTGGACCTTCCTGTGTCACATTCTGACTCTGCCTTCTCTCACTGGCTTTGTGACTTGGGCAACTTCCTTAAACTCTTACTTCTCCATTTCTTCACCTGTGAAATGAAGACATTCATAGTTCTCCTCCCCGAGgtactgtgagaattaaatgagtggTAGATAGTTAGATAGAGAGAGAAATATACTGAGTGTAATGCCTGCCACATAGGAAAGGCTTATGAGCCCCGGTGTTCATAATAATAGAAACTCACCCCTTTTATTCTGGTCACGCAGGGGAGATTCTGAGGGGAATGAATGATTTTTCAGCAGAGCATTGCAGCTTTGAATGCAGATGGGCAGAAGCACTCTAAGTGAAGTATCTAAATGagaatacgaaaaaaaaaaaaaacaagcgtTCCATGCTAACAGAGTAGTAAGCTCCTTGGCGCtggaagtgtttttttttgtttgtttgtttgtttttttaagatggacactctgctccgtcacccaggctggagtgcagtggcgcaatctcagcttactgaaacctccacctcctgggttcaagcgattctcccgcctcagcctcctgagtagctgggattacaggtgcccaccgccacacccaactattttttgtatttttagtagagatgaggttttgccatgttggtcaggctggtctcgaactcctgacctcaagtgatcacccaccttggcctgtcaaagtgctgggattacaggcgtgagccaccatcccaAGTCTGTGCTGGAAGTGTTAGGCAGTGGTCGATGACTAAGAAAAATAGGAGTAGATGACCTGGACTGAGCCCTGGCCCGTGTGCCAGCTCTGGATGTTTTGCGCATGAGCTTGTATTTAACATCATGGCAGCCCTGGGAGGCAGGCACTTGATTATTCTCTATTTTCCACGTGAAGATGCTGGTGCTGGGAAGGTTATGATCAGAATGGCTGCAGGGGGATCCCTTCTCAGAATGGAAGGTTTAGACCTCTAAGGTCTCTGTCACCCTTGAAGATCCAGATTTTAAGGAAGGGCATCAGATTCCCCATTGGGAGAGTTCATGATCCTGACCCGCATCCCCTGCTCCTGTCGTGGTGTCTGGGAGAGCAAGATGGCGGGGCGTAGCAGGGCACTGGGCTGGCTCCCATGCCCTTAGCCTGCCATGCCTGCTTCTCTTCCTCAGCCCAACATGGCCGCACATCTCTCCACACAGGTGCTGATCGTCCACACGAATCACCTCACTTCCCTGCTTCCCAAAtcctgcagcctcctgagtctgGCAACCATCAAGGTACTGGGCCCTCCTCCCAGGCAGTTGGGGCTCTGCATGGGGTTCCAGGCGGCAGCTGAGCACCTGCTCCCTTTGGGCTGCCTCTTGTATGTCAGTGGGGCCTCATCTACCTGTCAATCTGGGATTTGATCAGCATGGTTTATTGGATACTCCTGTGGGCTGTGTGTGGGATAGGGTGACAAAGATGACCAGCCACAGGCCCTGTCCCCAGGGAGTTTACATGCTAGGAGGAAAGCCAAATGACAAACTCATGGCGAGTCAGCTAGCAGAGGGCGAGGAAACTGACACTTCCAggcaagaaggaagaggagggacgCCCAGGTGATCCGGAAGGACTTCCTGCTGACTGTGAGCTCCTCCCTGGACAGGCTGGGAGGCATTCACAAGATGTGGGCGGTGTGAGCCCAGGGTTGTTCTGTACAGACCTGAGCTTGGGAGAGTGGTATGCACCTTCAGAGGAGCCCTGCAGCACAGGCCCAATCTGTTATACTATATTGTtcagggaataatgacaagagaAAAGCCTGTATGTGTTCACTActgatgggttttttttgtttttgtttttgtctttttttagtaTTTTCGACCTGAGTTTGGTTGAATCCGTAGATATGGAACCCATGGATGTGGAGAGTACCTGTGTATGCACATGTATAAATATTTCTCCAAGGCCTTTTTTtgtgcattttcctttttaaaaaattagcggTCAGttgtagtggctcacacccgtaatcctagcactttgggaggctaaggcaggtgggtcacttgaggtcaggagttcgagaccagcctggccaacatggcgttccatctctactaaaaatacaaaaaatcccagcagagcatggtggcacatgcctgtaatcccagctgcttgggaggttgaggcacgagaatcacttgaacccaggaggtggaggttgcagtgagctgagatcgtgccattgcactccagcctgggtgacagacagagactctgtctcaagattaaaataaaataaaataaaatagtaattagCAAGTACAGTTAAGCAAAGGGggaaatggccaggcacggtggctcaagcctgtaatcccagcactttgggaggccgagatgggcggatcacgaggtcaggagatcgaggaccatcctggctaacccggtgaaaccccgtctctactaaaaaatacaaaaaactagccgggcgaggtggcgggcgcctgtagtcccagctactcgggaggctgaggcagcagaatggcgtaaacccgggaggcggagcttgcagtgagccgagatccggccacggcactccagcctgggcgacagagccagactccgtctcaaaaaaaaaaaaaaagcaaaaggggaaacaTCTATAATTTTACACTGTGGAgtatcactatcagtattttatcgcatatttgaaagttttttctatgcaaatatatatttatacaatggggTGTTTCTTTTTAACATATTAGTATCTAGGCATACTGTTTTATAGCATAGTTTTTCAATCAACGGTAAAAATAAATATACGTAAAATAAGAAAGTGGTAAAATGGTTTGAGAAGGAAAATGAGGTGGGAATTATCCACACAGAGTGGGAAAGGAGGGGCAGGCCCTCTGTTTCTGCACTGGGGGTGTGAGGTGGCCCCAGCCCCTCCGCGCTGCTCTGGAGCCCGGAGTCCAAGGGACTTTCTCACTTGGAGACTCACAGGGGTCTTCCTTCTGCAGGTTCTAGATCTCCACGATAATCAGCTGACAG encodes:
- the LOC105463945 gene encoding large ribosomal subunit protein uL11 — translated: MPPKFDPNEIKVVYLRCTGGEVGATSALAPKIGPLGLSPKKVGDDIAKATGDWKGLRITVKLTIQNRQAQIEVVPSASALIIKALKEPPRDRKKQKNIKHSGNITFDEIINIARQMRHRSLARELSGTIKEILGTAQSVGCNVDGRHPHDIIDDINSGAVECPAS